In one Agathobacter rectalis ATCC 33656 genomic region, the following are encoded:
- the secY gene encoding preprotein translocase subunit SecY, producing the protein MLKTLRNAFKIKDVRNRILFTFMMLIVIRIGSELPIPGVKGSVFQSWLNSKSADGLGFVDAITGGSFSQMSVFALNITPYITSSIIMQLLTIAIPKLEEMQRDGEDGRKKIVEITRYLTIALGLLESVMMVIGFYRQNYLTEKTPLTVIMVVTSLTAGSAVLMWIGERITEKGVGNGISIVLTINIISRIPEDLSTLWSQFIASAANIPKAIVAGLIIVAIIAAMVVFVVLLQDAQRKIPVQYSSKIRGNKQMGGQQTCIPLKVNTSGVIPVIFAQSLMQTPVIIASFLGKGNGNGIGSKILKGLSQSNWCDPKEPVYSIGLIVYIVLIIAFAYFYTNITFNPLEIANNMKRSGGFIPGIRPGKPTSDYLNQILNYIVFIGAIGLAFIAFVPIFFNGVFNADVSFGGTSIIIIVGVVIETLKQIESQMRVRYYKGFLDD; encoded by the coding sequence ATGCTTAAAACACTCCGTAATGCGTTTAAAATAAAGGATGTCCGTAATAGAATCCTTTTTACATTCATGATGCTTATTGTCATCAGAATCGGAAGCGAGCTTCCGATTCCTGGTGTCAAGGGCTCCGTATTTCAGAGTTGGTTAAACAGTAAATCAGCAGATGGTTTAGGCTTTGTTGATGCTATAACAGGTGGATCATTCTCACAGATGTCAGTATTTGCGCTGAATATTACACCATACATTACATCTTCAATCATTATGCAGTTGCTTACAATTGCTATACCTAAGCTTGAAGAGATGCAACGCGATGGCGAGGATGGCAGAAAGAAAATTGTTGAGATAACACGTTATCTTACAATAGCATTAGGCCTTCTTGAGTCAGTCATGATGGTAATTGGTTTTTACAGACAAAATTACCTTACAGAAAAGACACCATTGACTGTTATTATGGTCGTTACTTCACTTACAGCTGGTTCAGCTGTACTTATGTGGATTGGAGAGCGTATTACAGAAAAGGGTGTTGGAAACGGAATATCAATAGTATTGACAATCAATATTATTTCACGTATTCCAGAGGATTTAAGTACACTTTGGTCACAGTTCATTGCTTCAGCAGCGAACATACCAAAGGCGATTGTTGCAGGTCTTATCATAGTAGCAATAATTGCTGCAATGGTAGTATTTGTAGTATTGCTTCAGGATGCACAGCGCAAGATTCCTGTACAGTACTCAAGCAAAATAAGAGGCAACAAGCAGATGGGCGGTCAGCAGACATGCATTCCACTAAAGGTAAATACCAGTGGAGTTATCCCGGTGATCTTTGCACAGTCTCTTATGCAGACACCTGTTATCATTGCCAGCTTCCTTGGAAAAGGCAATGGAAATGGAATAGGCTCTAAGATATTAAAAGGATTATCACAGTCTAACTGGTGTGATCCAAAGGAGCCGGTATATTCAATCGGACTTATTGTTTACATTGTGTTGATTATAGCATTTGCTTATTTCTACACAAACATTACATTCAATCCGCTTGAGATTGCAAACAATATGAAGCGTTCAGGTGGCTTTATACCCGGTATCAGACCTGGAAAGCCAACCAGCGATTACTTAAATCAGATATTAAACTACATTGTATTTATTGGAGCTATTGGACTTGCGTTTATCGCATTTGTTCCGATATTCTTCAATGGAGTATTCAACGCAGATGTATCCTTTGGTGGAACTTCAATCATCATCATTGTCGGAGTTGTTATTGAGACATTGAAGCAAATTGAATCACAGATGAGAGTTCGATACTATAAAGGATTTTTAGATGATTAA
- a CDS encoding adenylate kinase, whose protein sequence is MKIIMLGAPGAGKGTQAKQIAAKYSIPHISTGDIFRANIKNGTELGKKAKTYMDQGALVPDELTCDLVMDRIQQDDCKNGFVLDGFPRTIPQAKALDDALTKIGEKMDYAIDVDVPDENIVNRMGGRRACLNCGATYHIVFNPTKVEGKCDACGADTVLRDDDKPETVQKRLAVYHEQTQPLIEYYDKQGILKSVDGTKPMDEVFSAIVGILGE, encoded by the coding sequence ATGAAGATCATCATGTTAGGGGCACCTGGTGCCGGCAAAGGTACACAGGCAAAACAGATAGCTGCAAAATATTCTATACCACATATCTCTACAGGAGATATATTCCGTGCAAACATCAAGAACGGAACAGAGCTTGGTAAGAAGGCAAAGACTTACATGGATCAGGGAGCACTTGTTCCGGATGAGCTTACCTGTGACCTTGTTATGGATAGAATACAGCAGGATGATTGCAAAAACGGATTTGTATTAGACGGTTTCCCAAGAACAATTCCACAGGCAAAGGCGCTTGATGATGCTCTCACAAAGATTGGGGAGAAGATGGATTATGCCATCGATGTAGATGTTCCTGATGAGAACATTGTTAACCGTATGGGTGGAAGAAGAGCCTGCCTCAATTGTGGTGCAACATATCATATCGTTTTCAATCCAACAAAGGTTGAGGGCAAATGTGATGCATGTGGCGCTGACACAGTACTTAGAGATGACGATAAGCCGGAGACAGTTCAGAAGCGCTTAGCTGTATATCATGAGCAGACACAGCCACTTATCGAGTATTATGACAAGCAGGGCATTTTAAAGTCTGTAGACGGAACAAAGCCTATGGATGAAGTTTTTTCAGCCATTGTAGGTATTTTAGGTGAATAA
- the map gene encoding type I methionyl aminopeptidase has translation MSVTIKSEHEIELMREAGRILAAVHQQLGKEIKPGMSTKDVDRLGEEMIRSYGCEPSFLGYCGYPASICVSVNEEVVHGIPTDERILQEGDIVSLDAGVIYKGYHSDAARTVGVGEISEEARLLIERTRLSFFAGIKNAVAGNRLYDISGAIQQLAESFGYGVVYDLVGHGIGSHLHEDPEVPNFRPQGFRKGLRLKPGMTLAVEPMINAGSPHVVWMDDEWTVVTEDLSLSAHYENTILITKGKPEILSLTEDEKAAGFLELI, from the coding sequence ATGTCTGTAACTATAAAATCAGAGCATGAGATAGAGCTGATGAGGGAGGCCGGCAGGATTCTGGCGGCCGTTCATCAGCAGCTCGGTAAAGAAATCAAACCGGGAATGTCCACTAAGGATGTGGACCGGCTGGGCGAAGAAATGATTCGTAGTTATGGATGCGAGCCGTCTTTCTTAGGATATTGCGGATATCCGGCCTCCATATGTGTTTCAGTAAATGAGGAGGTTGTACATGGTATCCCGACTGATGAGCGTATCTTACAGGAGGGCGATATCGTGAGCCTTGATGCTGGTGTTATCTACAAAGGATACCACTCAGACGCAGCCAGAACAGTAGGCGTAGGAGAGATTTCAGAGGAAGCAAGACTTCTTATAGAAAGAACACGTCTCAGTTTTTTTGCAGGAATAAAGAATGCAGTTGCGGGAAACAGACTGTATGATATTTCAGGAGCCATACAGCAGCTTGCCGAGTCTTTTGGATACGGAGTTGTATATGACCTTGTTGGTCATGGCATAGGAAGCCATTTACATGAGGATCCTGAGGTGCCGAACTTCAGACCACAGGGCTTTAGAAAAGGGCTCAGACTTAAGCCGGGCATGACACTGGCGGTTGAGCCAATGATTAATGCAGGTTCACCGCATGTGGTGTGGATGGATGACGAATGGACAGTGGTTACTGAGGATTTATCGTTGTCGGCACACTATGAAAATACCATACTTATTACAAAAGGAAAGCCGGAGATACTTTCTCTGACAGAGGATGAAAAAGCAGCCGGATTTCTGGAGCTAATCTAA
- the infA gene encoding translation initiation factor IF-1 — MSKADVIEVEGVVVEKLPNAFFKVELENGHQILATISGKLRMNFIRILPGDKVTIEMSPYDLTKGRIIWRDK, encoded by the coding sequence ATGTCAAAAGCAGACGTTATCGAAGTTGAAGGTGTTGTAGTTGAGAAGTTACCAAATGCGTTTTTTAAGGTAGAGCTTGAGAACGGACACCAGATTTTAGCTACAATCAGTGGAAAGCTTCGTATGAATTTCATCAGAATTTTACCGGGAGATAAGGTAACAATTGAGATGTCACCATACGATCTGACAAAGGGCAGAATTATCTGGAGAGATAAGTAA
- the rpmJ gene encoding 50S ribosomal protein L36 — protein sequence MKVRSSVKPICEKCKVIKRKGSIRIICENPKHKQRQG from the coding sequence GTGAAGGTAAGATCATCAGTTAAACCTATTTGCGAAAAGTGCAAAGTTATCAAGAGAAAAGGAAGCATCAGAATTATCTGTGAGAATCCAAAGCATAAGCAGAGACAGGGTTAA
- the rpsM gene encoding 30S ribosomal protein S13 has protein sequence MARIAGVDLPREKRVEIGLTYIYGIGRVSADRILEAANVDPSTRVRDLTDDEVKRISAVIDETMTVEGDLRREIALNIKRLQEIGCYRGIRHRKGLPVRGQKTKTNARTRKGPKRTVANKKK, from the coding sequence ATGGCTCGTATTGCAGGTGTAGATTTACCAAGAGAAAAACGTGTAGAAATCGGCTTAACTTACATCTACGGAATCGGAAGAGTAAGTGCAGACCGTATCCTTGAAGCAGCTAATGTTGATCCAAGCACTCGTGTTAGAGATCTTACAGATGACGAGGTTAAGAGAATCAGCGCTGTTATCGACGAGACAATGACAGTTGAAGGTGATTTAAGAAGAGAAATCGCTTTAAATATCAAGAGACTTCAGGAAATTGGATGCTATCGTGGTATCCGTCATAGAAAGGGACTTCCGGTTCGTGGTCAGAAGACAAAGACTAATGCAAGAACTCGCAAGGGTCCTAAGAGAACAGTAGCAAACAAGAAGAAATAA
- the rpsK gene encoding 30S ribosomal protein S11 codes for MAKNVAKKTTKKRVKKNVERGQAHIQASFNNTIVTLTDAEGNALSWASAGGLGFRGSKKSTPYAAQMAAETATKAALIHGLKTVDVFVKGPGSGREAAIRALSACGLEVTSIRDVTPVPHNGCRPPKRRRV; via the coding sequence ATGGCTAAGAATGTTGCAAAGAAAACAACTAAAAAGCGTGTAAAGAAAAACGTTGAACGCGGACAGGCACATATTCAGGCATCTTTCAATAACACAATCGTTACTTTAACAGATGCTGAAGGAAATGCTTTATCATGGGCAAGTGCCGGTGGTCTTGGATTTAGAGGTTCAAAGAAATCTACTCCATATGCTGCACAGATGGCAGCAGAAACAGCTACAAAGGCAGCTTTAATCCATGGATTAAAGACAGTTGACGTATTCGTTAAGGGACCAGGTTCAGGAAGAGAGGCAGCTATTCGTGCCCTTTCAGCATGTGGTCTTGAGGTTACATCAATCAGAGACGTTACTCCGGTACCTCACAATGGATGTCGTCCACCAAAACGTAGAAGAGTCTAA
- the rpsD gene encoding 30S ribosomal protein S4, which translates to MAVNKVPVLKRCRSLGLEPSYLGYDKKSRRNLTRANRKVSEYGLQLREKQKAKFIYGVLEKPFRNYYKKADQMKGLTGLNLMTILESRIDNVIFRLGFARTRKEARQIVDHKFVTVNGKVVNIPSYLVKAGDVIEIKESKKNTQRMKDIVEVAGGRIVPEWLDVDAEKLQGTVKDLPTREQIDVPVDEMLIVELYSK; encoded by the coding sequence ATGGCAGTTAATAAAGTACCTGTACTTAAGAGATGCAGATCACTTGGTTTAGAGCCAAGTTATTTAGGATATGATAAGAAGTCTAGAAGAAACCTTACAAGAGCAAACAGAAAGGTGTCTGAGTACGGACTTCAGTTAAGAGAAAAGCAGAAAGCTAAATTCATCTATGGTGTTTTAGAGAAGCCTTTCCGTAACTACTACAAGAAAGCAGATCAGATGAAAGGATTAACAGGTCTTAACCTTATGACAATCCTTGAGTCAAGAATTGACAACGTAATTTTCCGTCTTGGTTTCGCAAGAACAAGAAAAGAAGCTAGACAGATCGTTGATCACAAGTTCGTTACAGTAAACGGAAAAGTTGTTAACATCCCTTCATACCTTGTAAAGGCTGGCGATGTTATCGAAATTAAAGAGAGCAAAAAGAATACTCAGAGAATGAAAGATATCGTCGAGGTAGCTGGCGGAAGAATCGTTCCGGAGTGGTTAGACGTAGATGCTGAGAAATTACAGGGAACTGTAAAAGACTTACCTACACGTGAGCAGATTGATGTTCCTGTAGATGAGATGCTCATTGTCGAGTTATATTCTAAGTAA